One segment of Mycobacteriales bacterium DNA contains the following:
- the rimO gene encoding 30S ribosomal protein S12 methylthiotransferase RimO, with protein sequence MSRSVAVVTLGCARNEVDSEELAGRLTADGWRVVDDPDAADAVLVNTCGFVESAKKDSIDTLLAAADTGRRVVAVGCLAERYGAELARELPEADAVLSFDDYAQIGARLDDVLAGRPLVPHRPRDRRTLLPISPVARSSVALPVPGHGDRPAGPAPRFRTPLRHRLQGGPVAALKIASGCDRRCAFCAIPGFRGSFVSRAPDDLLAEATWLAGQGVRELVLVSENSTSYGKDLGDLRLLERLLPDLAAVPGIARVRVSYLQPAEMRPSLVEVMTSTPGVAAYFDLSFQHASGPVLRRMRRFGDTERFLSLLAQIRDRAPLAGARSNVIVGFPGETRADVAELERFLSAGRLDAVGVFGYSDEDGTEAAGLDGKVRVDTVSRRVDRIGRLVEELTAQRAEERIGEVVDVLVESVDGDTAEGRAEHQAPEVDGVTTVVGAGSPAVGDVVRARVTGTVGIDLVAEPLADRA encoded by the coding sequence GGTCGCTGTCGTCACGCTCGGCTGCGCCCGCAACGAGGTCGACAGCGAGGAGCTGGCCGGCCGGCTGACCGCCGACGGGTGGCGGGTCGTCGACGACCCGGACGCCGCAGACGCGGTGCTGGTCAACACCTGCGGCTTCGTCGAGTCGGCCAAGAAGGACTCCATCGACACGCTGCTGGCCGCCGCCGACACCGGCCGGCGCGTGGTCGCGGTCGGGTGCCTCGCCGAGCGTTACGGCGCGGAGCTGGCCCGTGAGCTGCCGGAGGCCGACGCGGTCCTCTCGTTCGACGACTACGCCCAGATCGGCGCCCGGCTCGATGACGTGCTCGCCGGCCGCCCGCTGGTCCCGCACCGCCCGCGCGACCGGCGCACGCTGTTGCCGATCAGTCCCGTCGCGCGCTCGTCGGTGGCGCTGCCCGTACCCGGGCACGGGGACCGGCCCGCCGGCCCGGCGCCGCGGTTCCGTACGCCGCTGCGGCACCGGCTGCAGGGCGGCCCGGTGGCGGCACTGAAGATCGCGTCCGGTTGTGACCGGCGCTGCGCGTTCTGCGCGATCCCGGGGTTCCGCGGCTCGTTCGTGTCGCGCGCGCCTGACGACCTGCTTGCCGAGGCCACCTGGCTGGCCGGGCAGGGCGTCCGCGAGCTCGTCCTGGTCAGCGAGAACTCCACGTCCTACGGCAAGGACCTCGGAGACCTGCGGCTGCTCGAGCGCCTGCTCCCCGACCTGGCCGCGGTGCCGGGCATCGCCCGGGTCCGGGTCTCCTACCTGCAGCCGGCCGAGATGCGGCCGTCGCTGGTGGAGGTCATGACGTCGACGCCCGGCGTGGCGGCGTACTTCGACCTGTCGTTCCAGCATGCGAGCGGCCCGGTGCTGCGGCGCATGCGCCGCTTCGGCGACACCGAGAGGTTCCTGTCGCTGCTGGCGCAGATCCGCGACCGCGCGCCCCTGGCCGGTGCCCGGTCCAACGTCATCGTCGGCTTCCCGGGCGAGACGCGTGCAGACGTCGCGGAGCTCGAGCGGTTCCTCTCCGCGGGCCGCCTCGACGCGGTCGGCGTCTTCGGCTACTCCGACGAGGACGGCACGGAGGCCGCCGGACTCGACGGCAAGGTCCGCGTCGACACGGTCTCGCGGCGCGTGGACCGGATCGGCCGGCTGGTCGAGGAGCTCACCGCGCAGCGCGCGGAGGAGCGGATCGGCGAGGTCGTCGACGTGCTCGTCGAGTCGGTCGACGGCGACACCGCTGAGGGTCGGGCCGAGCACCAGGCACCCGAGGTCGACGGGGTGACCACGGTGGTCGGCGCCGGGTCGCCGGCGGTCGGCGACGTCGTCCGCGCCAGGGTCACCGGCACCGTCGGGATCGACCTCGTCGCCGAGCCGCTGGCGGATCGCGCGTGA